The Chitinophaga sp. H8 region TGTCAATGGCTCCTTATCCGTTTTCTGGGTAACCTTTTCTCCTGCTGGTGCTGCTTTAACAGGCTCCTCCAATGGAATTTCCTCCGGCCGGTCATTTTTTACAACTTTATCCAGGGCAGAGGCAAACGAGTTCGTTTTCTTAACAGGAGGTTTTACATCTGTAGTGATCTCTGCTTTCCCTCCCAGGGAGTCCTGCAAATCCTTATGCATAGCCGTCAACATTTCCCGGCGGGCAAGATCCGCCTGCTCCTCACTGGATAGCTTACTGCCCTCATCCGGAGCTGCTGATGGCTCCATCGCCCGCCGGTCGCCCGACTTAACCACTCCAAATGTCTGCAGATCATATAAAGCATACGCATCATCGCTGCCCTTCTTCAGCAAATATCCCTGGTCATTCCTGGACATTTTCAAATAAAACAGCTGTTCCGGTGCTTCATTTTTTGGGAAGCCCACTGTTACCTGCGTAGTGCCTGGCGGTATCTCTGATAAAATAAGATAGCCTTTGTCGGATGAACTAAGCACCTGGCCTTTATACTTAATATAGAATGGCTGACTCTTTTCACTTTGTATATAAACGAAGTAATGGGGATCCTGTGCCATCAGCCTCCCGCTCAGCAGTAAACCGACCAGCACATATAATAAATTTCTATAACTTAGACGCATACTATTAATTGGTATATCTATCCTATTGCAAATATTATTCCAGCACGATCAGCACCTCACCTTTTTCCACCGCTGTACGTTCTTTCACCTTTATCTCCTTCACCACAGCATCGGTAGCCGACTTAAACACATTTTCCATTTTCATGGCTTCGAGGATCAATACGGGGTCTCCCTTTTTGATGGCCTGACCAGGCGTAACCAATACCTTTAGTACCAGTCCTGGCATAGGCGCTTTAATATCATTGATCTTTTTGACCAATGCGTCCTTAATCCCCATAGAAGCCAGCAGCTGGTCAATCGGCTCTTCAATAGCTACTTCATATACCTGCTGCGCAATCTGCAGCTGGACAGTTTTCGTTTCTTTATCCAGTTTCAGCACCTGGGCGGTATAACTACGGCCATCCATAATAATGCTGAAATCTCCGTTGGGCAGCTGCACACCAGACCAATCTACTACTTTATCATTGCATATTAACTGTTCGCCCTGATTTACGGTAAACGATGATTTACCATTCACTATTGCTTTAATCATATGATTCTTTGCTACTGTAAGCGTAACAAAAATAGCAATTTTAACCACTTACCCCGTATTTGGCTCATTTGTTTAAATTTGAATTTGGTACAACCGGCTTAGCCATTACATTTGTTTAAAATAAGACATACATGAATCAACTCTTGAAAAAACCGCTGCTGAGACTGCTATTAGGGGGAATGACCGGGCTGGGGCTTTATGCTCCTGCCATGGCACAATCTGCAGGTGGTACCCCCGAAGATCCCGCCATGAAAATTTACCGTGCGTCTGCTACCAAAATAAATGATCTGGTACATACCAAGCTGGACGTACGTTTTGACTATGCCAAACAATATCTTTACGGTAAAGCATGGATTACCCTGAAGCCTTACTTCTACCCTACAGACTCGCTCACACTGGATGCAAAAGGCATGGACATCGGGGAAGTGGCCCTGGTAAAAGCCGGCAAAAATACCCCGCTCAAATACCAGTATGATGGTATGCAACTGCGGATACAACTGGACAAAACGTATGAAAGAACAAGTGCATATACGATCTACATTGCCTATACTGCCAAACCCAACGAATTAAAAACACAGGGTAGCAAGGCTATCACCGATGCCAAAGGACTGTATTTTATTAATCCGGATGGCAAAAACCCGAACAAACCCATACAGATATGGACACAGGGTGAAACAGAAGCTTCCTCCGTATGGTTTCCTACTATCGATAAAACCAATCAGAAATGTACCCAGGAAATCAGCATGACGGTAGAAAAGAAAT contains the following coding sequences:
- a CDS encoding biotin/lipoyl-containing protein produces the protein MIKAIVNGKSSFTVNQGEQLICNDKVVDWSGVQLPNGDFSIIMDGRSYTAQVLKLDKETKTVQLQIAQQVYEVAIEEPIDQLLASMGIKDALVKKINDIKAPMPGLVLKVLVTPGQAIKKGDPVLILEAMKMENVFKSATDAVVKEIKVKERTAVEKGEVLIVLE